The nucleotide window ttccccctctctttccccaaAAGACAGAGGCAAACCATGCCGAGGGAAAGGCGTGGTGAAagccaagagagagggcgccgCTTCGACGAGCACGTAGGCCACCAACTCACAAGCACGCATCTCTGCACAGTGTTCGACACGAATGCTCTGCTCcgcttttccccttttcaaCGGTGGTTTCGGCACTGATAATGCCAACAACCACACTGTGGTATCTGGGCGTAGTACCGACTCTGTGCGGAAGCCCAAGCAGCCCTCCCCACCCTTTCCCTCAGGTGCGACTGTGGACTCTCCGTGTCGGCGGAGAGGTcgaaggcggcgctgtgccAACCAGGCTTGCGGTCATGGTCATGTTTGTCCCTGCTCATTAAGAATCTCGGCAGCAACAGAACAGATGTGTTCCTTAGCAAATATCTGATGCTTGAAACGGGCCCCAAGATCCAATAgtgtgcaggcgctggcAGTCACTGCTGGCATGGTGAACCAGATTCATACAAGTAACCCAGAGGTCAACAGAACACCCATTGATGGACGAAAAAAGTGCAAAGTGCCCCACTCCGATCAGCCTCACAGCGCCTGGGCGCGAAGCGTGCGGCGCCACTTCCCTCCAGCCGGGTGTGCTGATGAGGTACAGATGTTGGAAGCATGACGAGACCACTCCAAAAAGTACCAACGAGTCCTCTAGACTCCCATGTGAATAGTCACCGCACCATCCCATGGAATGCAGAGGCTTGAAGTGACTCGGGGTGAGAGATGGCATCCAGGCAAAGAGCAGGGCCTCAGACGGTACTGGCTTGCAGTTGGTCGACTTCCTGCTTAAGCTCGTCCGGCACGCACCTGCACCACCCCTTGTTACCTGCACAACAGATGGCACCGCTTTCCTTCTCGAACAAGGCTCTCAACGCCGCCCGTTGGGATCAAGGCGCCCCGTCTACCCAACTCCGCCTGGCGCCtatcgcgcagcacgtatccaaagagggggcggggaaagacagagagagccCGTTAGACGCATGGCCCCCCATTCAACGGCAGGACGGCACGTGCTAGACAACAAGGATTTAGCCGTGGTGCCGCAGAGATAGGTGCGTTGGGGTTATGGACGTATACTTGATGACTTCTCCGTGTTGAATCGACACGATGAAAAGGAAACAAACTTCCTTCTCAGTCGTGCCATGTCGCGCCAATGCTCTTCGCCATGAAGGCGTACATGTCAGAAGTCTCCTCGATGGTCTTGCTGATGGGCTTGCCAAAGCCGTGACCTGCAGCCACCTCCACACGCGCCAGGAAGGGACCACCCAACTCCGGGTTCGTGTGCTGCAGCGTGGCAACGTACTTCAGCGAatgcagcggcaccacacGATCATCGTGGTCGCTGGTCACCACGAGGATCGCCGGGTACTTGACGCCAGTGCGTACATTGTGGATGGGGCTAAACTTCTCCAACACTTTAAAGTCCTCCACCTTGTCTGGGTTGCCGTACTCTGGGATCCAAGCATGACCGATGGTGAATTTGTGAAACTTGAGCATGTCCAGGACGCCGACTTGGCACACGACGCACGAGAACGCCTCAGGGGCCTGGTTAGCGCaggcagcgacgaggaggccaCCATTGGAGGCGCCCATGATGGCCGTCGTGGCAGGGGAACCGATGCCATTGTCGTGGAGGTGTTTCGCGGCGCTGATGAAATCGCTGAAACAGTTTTGCTTCTTCGTGAGGCGCCCGAAGTCGTGCCACGACTGGCCGtactcgccgccgccgcgtatGTTCGGAATTGCGAGAACACCGCCGAGATTCTGCAGAAAGACGATGTATGACGCCTTAAAACTAGGGGTCAGCGAAATGCCGAAGCCACCGTAGCCGTACAACATCACTGGCGAGCTGGCAGACAGGGACCCCTTCTTGTACACGATAAACATCGGAATCTTTGTGCCATCCACGGATTCGTAAAAGCGCTGCTCAGTGGCGTAGTCGTCGACGTTGAGGTCGTCCACCGTGTCGTCTCTGTAGACAGTCAGTGAACCCTGCGGGTCGTTGATGTCCATCACATAGGAGCGACCGGGCAACATGAACGAGGAGATTTTGAAAGAGACGAAGTCCTTCTTGTAGCTGGCAAATAAGGAGGTGACAGTGCCAACCGGCAGGTCTATCTTCGTCATCTCCGCTACCTCGTGCAGCTTTCGGTAGTACAATACATCCTTGACGTCCTCAAGGTAGACCATGAGCAGCGTGTCCTTCACAAGCGCAGCCATGCTCAGCAccgactgctgctgaggaACGAGATCGACTTCCTCAGCAGTGTCAAACTCAAGGGAGATAATTTTTTTACGTGGGGCTTCCTTCGTGCTCGTCATGTAAAACGTCTTGCCCTCGTTGCCGAGGTAGCGGTACTCGCCGACGAACGTGTTCACCACCTTGTTGAACGCCAGCGGCCTCTGCAGGTCGCCGTAAGAGGCGGGCAGTTTCGCAATCCAAATAAGGTTGTGCGGCTCACATCCATCCATGGCGCTGATGACGAGGTACTCCTGGTCGTCTGTTACCTTGGACGCCAGGATCCACTGGGGGTGTTCGGGAACCTGCAGAATGACCACATCCTCCGACTGTGCAGTGCCTACCTTGTGGAAGCACACGTACTGATTCTGTGACAAGTCTGTCTCGGCACCCTTGTCGACCTCCTCACTCAGCTCGGGGTAGCGTTGGTAGAAGAAGCCCTCATTCCTCCACCACGAGATGTCGGAGAACTTTGACCAGTTCAGCTTGTCCGGAAGCCGCTCCCTCGTCTTCGCGTTGAGCACGTGAATGTACTGCCAGTCGCTGCCCTTGTCGCTCAGGCTGTAGGCAAACATCTCTTCGTTCTCACTCCACGCATGGGCCTTGAGCGCAGTGGTGCCGTCGGCGCTGAGTGTGTTTGGGTCGAGAAAGACAGATGGCTTGTCGTCCCTGAGTGATGTTGCTTGCATGATGACGCTTTGGTTTTGCAGGCCCGTGTTGTAATGGTAGTAGTACTTGCTGGCATGCAGGCTGGGGTTGCTTGTACGCGCGTAGTTAAGCATCGCCGTCACGCGCTCCGCTATCTTGGTTCGCGTCTCGTGAGAAGACTTCATGTAGGTCTCAAATGCATCGTTTTGTTGCCGCACAAACTCCTTCGTCTCGGCATTGGATGGCTCCTCGAGGTAGTTGTACGGCTCGTGGATTGTGCAGCCGTGCAGCTGGTAAGTCACAGCCGCACGGCGGGCGGTAGGGTAGAGGGACTTCATGCCGGAGCTCTGTTTGGTGTGGGTGAGATCGTGGGGCAGAATCGATAAAGAGGTCAGCAGCACGgccagcgagagaggaggaataGCTATAAACAAAGGCTTTTCAAGAAGTTCGGAATGAAGGAAGCAAACAGAGCGATACCTTAGCAGCAGAGCCCCCGCGGGGGTGATCAGTGATCACCCATGcatgcgtatgtgtgtgtgtgtgtgtgggtgtatcATTACCCCAGATATCGgcaagaggggaagagaaaggacgTTAGGGAGACGAAGCGAGATCGCGGAGAAGACCAGGTAAGAAGACTGTTGAAGCCATGCACAACGGTGTGACACTTGGAAGGCCATTCATGTACACTAAAACCGCTACAACACAACGAGAAGGTTCGACAGAGCCCCACCCATCAGGCGCGCTCTGGTGAAACATGACGTCGACACGGGTAGGGGCGGCACATGAAGCGCTACCCACACATGTCCGTACTGACATATATGGTGCCGGGTAGGACACTAAGCGCAGTCTGCGGGCAGCTACACCGCGCGACAGCAAGGAGGTAcgcggagagaaaggaacAACAAGGGGAGAAAAACGAAAGCTCCTCCATGCGGACTCACCGTGTTGCCACCCGATCGCAGTGTGCGCTTGCTCCATGCTGGATTCGTAAAGATGCGTTACTACAAGGTGTGCCTACtagagagaaaacaacaacaaagccCTAAGAGAGAAACCCAAGATCTCTGCTACATAGCGACAAGACGCGCGAGGTGTGGTGTGCAAACATGACCGAGGGACAGAGAATGAAAGCCGCGCTTTCAATAGCGACAGAGACACGCTTGGTTTGCAAGGAAATTCCCTCCGCTCCCCTCCCACACTCCATATGACTCCTCCTACGTTACCTGCCACAACAGTTGATGCCAGCGAAAACGGGGAGTGGTGCGAGCATCCAGTGTATGTGGAAGCGTAAAaggcgccgtggcggcggcggcggcgaggaagTCAGGGAGCTATCTGGGCAACACAAAGTGCATCCACCCTGACGTGCCTGCAGAAACGACTGTTGGCTCTCTCTGCAACCGCAGGGCGCGCTCTTGCACATGGCGCATGCGCATTGCTccagaaggagggagggggattGCACCACGAAACAAAGCCACGCAAAGCAGCGCTGCACTTAAACGCCGTTCTTGAGTTCCTCGGCGTCGTAGAGGGCGAGACTGTCGAGGTACTTGCGTAGCATCTCTGTCTCAATGTTGTCCTCCCAGGTCGTCTTGGTCAAGCGCGGAGGCGGGATGGTGGTGTAGTCGGCCTCACCGGACGCCTGCGTCTCCTTCTGACGGCCAACAGCGTTGTTAACGTACGTTCCCTGCACATCCACAGCAAAACCCTCCACGATAGAGCGGTCCACCATCACTTTCAGCACCAGCGTATAGCCGGCAAGCTCCTTGCTGTCCTTGACAACCTGCTCCGCTaccttcttcgccttctctaTCAGGGCCCGGTCCTGCTCCTTACCAGGGGCGACGTGGATTTTGGCTGTTACACGCTTCATCTTGGCGTTGACGTAGGTCTCGTACACCTCAACCACATCCGGAAGCAAGTCTAGCATGCCGTTGCTCTGCATCCACTCCAGCGTGAAGATCGTCGGAGCAGAGAGTGACTTGAACTCCTTCACCTCACTCACCACCACGGTACGCTCCCAGAAGACTGGCAGCTTCgggatggaggcggcgatggTCTGGAAGTCTTTCAAAATGGCGTCGAAGCTGTTCTTCGGCTCCACGGCCTTGTACAGGAACTTGGCGAAGGTGACAGAATCGCTGGGGATGATATTAACAGGGAAGTCCATGCGCTCAAAGTCGCTAGCGTAGAgcttcttcagctcctcgGATGGGGTGTAGAAGCGTGCCACCTTGACAGACGGCACGCACACGGAGAGACGGCGGAGCATTTTCTTGTATCCTTCGTAACGGGAGAACCGGCAAGGCGAGCCCTTACAGCGACGTGACGGTGTGTggtggaaagaggagggggacagCGGTGAGCTCTGTGCTGGAGAAATTATCACGACAcaaacgtgtgtgtgtgtgtgtgggtggggggggggtctgaTCTCCGCTTAAGGCGTACGAGGCGTTCAAGAAGGGAAGCGAAGTCAATGGAGGAGAGACGAGAAAAGAAgcggaagaagggagaggcaatGCAACGGAAAGCGGAATGGGGCGAGAGGCGGACAACTTAGCCACGCTGACAAGTTGGCGAATAGAAGCACTACCTGCTAAGGGAGGGGGACATATATGAAGCACGAGTTCTTGCAAGCAAAGGTCGTGAAAGTGAGACTTGTAGAGTGGCCGCTCGCGTCTCCATGGCAGATGCACGCCTCaggtgctcttcttccccctctcctgctCGTGAATGAAGCGTCAAATGCTGAGAAAAGGGGGTAACTCACGTCAGTAAAATCTCATCTTCTTTTCTGCTTACGGAGCAACAGAGCATCAACCCCTGCACCTTCACTACCACAACGCACAGCCCGACCGCAAGAGCGAATCAGTAGAGCTGTAGTCATCAGCTACCACACTGAATGGAGACGTGCATGCCATAATATGTGTCCCTCGCAAACCCGTCCATTCTCCGcgatgcagcaccacctcaaACGCCACTCTAGCCCCAGGGCCTGTCAGCAGGCACATCGCGCAGGGCCAAGCGGCCGACGGACACGCGCGGTacagcagtgccgcctcGGTGACCTGAGCACCGTCTCTCCCTCAtgccccgcccaccccccgctccgcaggccgcctcacTCCCGCTCCCATTTGCGCCGGCCACCAGCTGCCCCAGCCCCCGGGGTGGCACGCAGAGTCCCCACACCGCTAGTCAGCCGGCGCCGGGGGCGAGATGCCGCCCAGCAGCGGGGACACTTTTGCCCATCATATGGATGGCACACACGTGCTCGCTGTCGTAGGCCGCTCcggcgcaacgccatccacgacccgGCCGCCAGAATCAGCAGCGGTAAAGCGCTCCAACCCTCCTCATGCCGCAGGCACCCGACCCTGTCAACGTCGGAACTGCttcggcactggcagcgatgatgggggctgcttggcgtcctcacacagagtggggggaggagggctgGGCCCTGGGTACCACGCACTGAAGTGTCCCTCAAGCGAAGGGCCGACAAACACCCCGAAccagcaaaggaaaaaaaagttCCAAATTCACGATGAAATGTACCCCGCCAgtgagaaaaagagagcacaaagaagagaacacGTGCAGTGCTAGCCAACGAACCAGAGGCTTGGTAGAGCAATGAGGAGGGGGCTGGGCAAGGCAAAGTgatgaagaggagaagaatgATAAGCAACGTCTGTTTGATATGGAATAGTgtgaaggggaagaggccgAAAAGGATTGTAAGAGAGCGTGGAGAGGAATACGCAGGTGTAACCTGCGTGCATGCACTCAGTACTCTCAACGCACAATATTTCTCCACAAGTCATGCGCCTCTCTGCTTCCACAGCGAATAACGTCGTTCCGTTGTAGGTGTACTCACTCCGCTTAGGAAAGGATATCATTCAGCTGCGTCCCTCTATCGATGGGCTGCGGTGCGGAAGACATTTGCCCTAGTGTTGCTTGCCTTCCGCGCTCCATACTATTCGCGAGCAAATCCTCGATGGTTCTCGTTGCGgttggcggtgatggcggcgcaTGTAATCCCGGTGCTGCCTGAAAGGCTGGCGAGGAGCCAGCGACGGGGGGAGGCAAAACACTGAATAAGTCACCAAGGGGATCTGCATGCTGAGCACCGTTGTTGCCGCTTGCCACCTGGTGCCGTGCCCCGGTTCCATCCCCCGCAAACTCAAACATATCGTACCCTCCTTGGGCAGCGCTAGGCGCTGGTGAGCCGTCCTGGGTGCCCATCGGCGGTgtcggcggcagctccgCTGCATCATCGTCCTCagtgtcctcctcgtcgaaCTCCACGCCCGCCAGCCCGTagggagggagaaacgaCTGATACGGGCGAGAGAATACGATAGCGGCAGTGTTGAGGGACTTCTTTAGGTCTGCCATCGTCATGGCATCGCTGAAGGTGCGATCCACATTCACAGGCACTACTTGGCCATGGACCACCTTTCTCATCTGCTCTACAGTAATGCTCTTGGAGAGCAGACGCCAGTACGCAAATGCGCGGTCACGCACATCAACGTCGTCGCTGTGCTTCGTCACCATCTCCAGCAGGTGATTCAGCTGCGGCTCCATCGCCTGTGGTTCTCGCAGAAACATCTTCACCGCCGCGCTGAGGATCGAGAGCTGCACACGCTGCTCGTGCTCCATGATGGTGTCAATGAAACGCTGAATAATGTCCTTACCGTTGCCGATGAAGTCACAGTACTCGCCGAGCATCCACAGAAGCGAcacctttgcctcctccccagCGACGTCGTCAGCGCCGTAGTCGGCCACCAAGGTATCCAGCATGAGTAACTCTGGGTACTTGCGCACAATATCCTTTGC belongs to Leishmania braziliensis MHOM/BR/75/M2904 complete genome, chromosome 36 and includes:
- a CDS encoding putative prolyl oligopeptidase, producing the protein MKSLYPTARRAAVTYQLHGCTIHEPYNYLEEPSNAETKEFVRQQNDAFETYMKSSHETRTKIAERVTAMLNYARTSNPSLHASKYYYHYNTGLQNQSVIMQATSLRDDKPSVFLDPNTLSADGTTALKAHAWSENEEMFAYSLSDKGSDWQYIHVLNAKTRERLPDKLNWSKFSDISWWRNEGFFYQRYPELSEEVDKGAETDLSQNQYVCFHKVGTAQSEDVVILQVPEHPQWILASKVTDDQEYLVISAMDGCEPHNLIWIAKLPASYGDLQRPLAFNKVVNTFVGEYRYLGNEGKTFYMTSTKEAPRKKIISLEFDTAEEVDLVPQQQSVLSMAALVKDTLLMVYLEDVKDVLYYRKLHEVAEMTKIDLPVGTVTSLFASYKKDFVSFKISSFMLPGRSYVMDINDPQGSLTVYRDDTVDDLNVDDYATEQRFYESVDGTKIPMFIVYKKGSLSASSPVMLYGYGGFGISLTPSFKASYIVFLQNLGGVLAIPNIRGGGEYGQSWHDFGRLTKKQNCFSDFISAAKHLHDNGIGSPATTAIMGASNGGLLVAACANQAPEAFSCVVCQVGVLDMLKFHKFTIGHAWIPEYGNPDKVEDFKVLEKFSPIHNVRTGVKYPAILVVTSDHDDRVVPLHSLKYVATLQHTNPELGGPFLARVEVAAGHGFGKPISKTIEETSDMYAFMAKSIGATWHD